A segment of the Bartonella henselae str. Houston-1 genome:
GTGAAGCCATATTCTTGAGCAAAATAGCCAAAGGCGTCATGAGATGTGATAATAATACGCTTATCTTTTGGAATGGTTGCAATCTTTGTTTTAAATGTTTCTTGTTTTTCTTTAAGTTTTTGGATGTAAGAGTTGGCGTTTTTGCTGTAGGTTGCACAGAATTGTTGATCGATTTTACAAAAAGCAGTGGCAATATTTTTAATATAAATTTCAACATTTGGGATAGTCTGCCAAGCATGTGGATCAATATTACTGTGGCGGTGTTGGGCACTCTGTTCTTGGTTTTTAATTTCGAGGGGGGAGATGTTAGCACTCACTTCAACAACCAGTGCTTTTGTACCACTTGCTGTGATGAGACGGTCAATGAAACCTTCTAAATGAAGTCCGTTGATGAAAATAATATGAGCCTTTTTAAGCTCTTGAGCATCACGGGGGGTAGGTTCATAAGTATGGGTATTTGCATTGGGACCAACGAAAGTAATCATAGAAATATGATCACCTCCTACATTTTTTACTAAGTCTGCAAGAATAGAAAAACTCGCGATAACTCTAATTTTATTATACGCAGAAGCAGAAAACGAAAAAAGCACAAGGAGTAAGAAGACTCCAAGCAGAACAAGTTTTTGAATAAGTCTAGGCACATTATTTCCTTAAAGTGGGCAGGAAGGTATAAAAGAGATTTGGAAACCATGATACAATAAAGCCACGTGGACTTATAAAGCATGAAAAAAGATAAATAAATCCTGCGGCAATAATGATAGCGGGACCAGAGGGAAGTGAGAGATGAAAAGAAAGCAGTAGACCACATATACTAGCAACGATTCCCAAAAGGGTGGAAAGTATGCAGATAGGGCCCAGACGCGAAAGCCAAAAGCGGGCTGTAATAGCTGGAATCATCATAATACCAACAGAAAGTAATGTTCCAAGTGATTGGAAGCCTCCCACCAAATTCAATACAACAAGTCCGAGCAATGATACATGAATATATTTACTCAGTGGAGAGAGTGATTTAAAAAAGAGAGGATCAAAGCTTTCCACTACGAGTGCGCGCCAGAAAATGCAAAGGTTGCACACTGTGATCAACATGATAGTGGTGATTAGTAAAAGGGCTTGTGTATCAATTGCGAGTACTGAGCCAAATAAGAGATGAAGCAGATCAATTGTTGAGTCTTTAAGTGAAACAATAATGACACCAGCTGCAAGTGCAATAAGATAAAAAACAGTCATTGATGCGTCTTCTTTCTGAAAGCTATTTCGTGAAATTAAGGCGGTTGCTAAAGCAACGATGATACCAGCTAGGATGCCACCAAGTGTCATAGATATGAGTGAGAATCCACAAAAAAGAAAAGCAATTGCAACACCAGGAAGAATAGCGTGAGATACAGCATCTCCTACTAAACTCATTCCACGCAGCATCAAAAATACGCCGACAGGACATGCGCTGATGGATAAGAGGATTGAACCGATAAGGGCACTTTGCATAAAATGGAAATCAACGAAAGGGGCAAGAAAAAATGCGTACACGTATTATAATCCAATAGAACAAGAATCATTGAAGGGAAGATATTGTTTTAGCACGCTGATACGAAAAGAGTTGGATATAACAGGTGATATAGCCTGGTGAATGGTGTCGGAGAAAAACTGTGTTGTTTCTCCATAGAAGGCATTTTGTTTATTAATTTGAATCATTTGTGGAAAATATTCTTGTACAATGAGGGGGTCATGGAGCGCTGTAAGAACTGTTCGTCCTTGTTTTTGCCAGTGTGCGATTAAAGTAAGAAGGTCTTTTTGGGTTTTACGATCTACACCATTGAAAGGTTCATCGAGCAAGATAAGATCGGCATCTTGTACAATAATACGTGCAAAAAGGGCGCGCTGTAATTGGCCACTTGAGAGCGTATCAAGTGAACGGGTGGCAAAAGCCGTGAGCCCAACTATTTCAAGTGCATTCTGAATTTTAGAGTAATAAGGGCGTTGGTTTTTCCATAATCCACAAAAAGACCATAGTCCCGTTTTTACAAGTGCTCTCACATCAATGGGAAATGTTTGATCTATATTACATTGCTGAGCAAGATAAGCAATTCGGCTTTTCTTTGGTTTTGTAATTTTTCCTTTGAGAGGTTTAATCAATCCGACTATAGCTTTTAATAGTGTAGATTTTCCAGCACCATTATCACCCATTATTGCTACTAACGATCCAGCTTTTAACTTTGCTGAAAAATTTTCTATTGCTATCCTGTTTCCATAGCCTAATGTTGCATCATTAAAATGCAGATTCATAATTCATACCGTTTCTATTATCTCTCTTAGGATAGATATGTAATAATATAACATTTGTCAACAAAATGTTATATTATTACATAGATTTTGGAACTAATTATTTTCGTGGGAAGATCGTGGAAAATTAAAAATAATGGTTGAATTTTCCTTGACGAAAGAGAGTGTGTGTATACTATATATAGTATTAAAAATGATTGGTGATTCTAAATAGGCACAAGTGAGGGTACAGTGTGTTTCGTTTGGCATCTAAGTTATTTCCATAATGTGATAGAAAAAAGTTTATTGACGCAAGAGGAAAGCAGTATTTCTGCTGAAGTATCTCTTGAGGGGTAATTCCGTTTCGTGTTTGTGAGTTGATTGTATCATAAACAGAGTAAAATTAGTGTTGAGGAGCGACTGCTGGAGACGTTTTAGGGGTCGTTGGTTTTTTTAGGCAGCAGGAGGGTATTGTAATGCAAGCAGAAGATTGTTTTATAACTGAGCTATTTTACCATTTTTGTTGTAAGATAATCATTTATTCTCGTTGTAATTTTAAAATTATTTGATGAGGATTTCTGTTACGTTCAGAAAGCTATGTATTGTTTGAACGAGAGTAGAGCTGCACATATTTGTGTATGCTTGCTGTTGTTTGTTATTCTTGAGTATCTATAAAATCGTCAAAATTAACTCTAAAAGAGTTAATTTTTTGGAATTTTGAAAGTTGAAAAAATGCCGGTCACTATTTATAGCAAACCATCTTGCGTCCAATGTGATGCTACACGCCGCGCTTTCGATGCTAAAGGCATTAATTATCGTGTGGTTGACATTTCTCGGGATGAACAAGCATATAGTTTTGTTCAGTCTTTAGGGTATCGTCAGGTTCCTGTAGTTGTTTGTGGTGAAAATCATTGGTCTGGTTTTAGACCAGATATGATTAGTGGTCTTTGTGTTTAATGGGACTTATCGTTTATTATTCGAGTGCAACGGGTAATACTGAGTATTTTGTTTCTCAGCTTGATCAACGACTCTTCAAAATTGATAAAAAAAAACCGTCGATGTTAGTTGATGAGCCTTATGTGTTGGTTGTTCCTACGTATGCAGATGGTGAAGGGAAAATGGCTGTGCCGAAAGCAGTTATTCGTTTTCTCAATGAAGATGAGAACCGAAAATTGATTCGGGGGGTCATTGGTGGTGGGAATCGTAATTTTGGTCGCTATTACAGCTTAGCGAGCAAGATCATTGCTGAAAAGTGTTTTGTGCCTTGTCTGTATCGTTTTGAGCTGCGTGGAACTGAGGAAGATATTATTTGTGTAAAGAAGGGATTGGAAAGATTTTGGAAACAGTTGGTATAGAACAGTCGCAGAAATCAGATCAGATCACGGATTATCATGCGCTGAATGCAATGCTTAATCTTTATGATGAAAATGGTCATATTCAATTTGATATGGATCGACTTGCTGCGCGACAGTATTTTCTCCAGCATGTTAATCAAAATACGGTTTTTTTTCATAATCTTAAGGAAAAAATAGACTACTTGATAGAAGAAGGTTATTATGAAAAAGCTTTGTTTGAGCTTTATGATTTTTCTTTTATCAAAAAGCTTTTTAAGCGTGCTTATGCGTTTAAGTTTCGCTTTCCTACTTTTTTGGGCGCATTTAAGTATTATACCAGCTATACACTAAAGACTTTTGATGGAAAGCGCTATCTTGAGCGTTATGAAGACCGTATCTGCTTGGTAGCTTTATATTTAGCGCAAGGGAATAAGGCTCTTGCTGAGAGCTTTGTGGATGAAATTATTACAGGACGGTTTCAACCTGCAACCCCGACATTTTTGAATGCAGGAAAAAAACAACGGGGCGAATTGGTATCGTGTTTTTTGTTGCGGGTTGAAGACAATATGGAATCGATAGGACGTTCGGTTAATTCAGCTTTACAACTTTCAAAGCGCGGTGGAGGGGTAGCGCTTTGTTTGACAAATTTGCGGGAAGCAGGGGCACCGATCAAGCAAATAGAAAATCAGTCTTCAGGTGTTTTACCGGTGATGAAACTTTTGGAAGATTCTTTCTCTTATGCTAATCAGCTTGGTGCACGGCAAGGTGCTGGTGCTGTTTATTTGCATGCCCATCATTTAGATATTATGAAATTTTTGGATACAAAGCGTGAGAATGCTGATGAAAAAGTCAGAATTAAAACTCTTTCGCTTGGTGTGATTATTCCTGATATTACTTTTGAGCTTGCGCGTAATAATGAGGATATGTATTTATTCTCATCTTATGATATTGAGCGTGTTACAGGCAAACCCTTTAGCGATATTTCTTTGACGGAGCATTATCGATCCTTTGTTGATAATGCAAAAATTCGTAAAAAGAAAATAAGTGCACGTGTCTTTTTCCAGACATTGGCAGAAATACAATTCGAATCAGGTTATCCTTATATCTTGTTTGAGGATACTGCCAACCGAGCCAATCCAATAGCTGGACGTATAAATATGAGCAATTTATGTTCAGAGATTTTGCAGGTGAATGAGGCGAGTGAACTAGAAGCGGATTTAACTTATCGCACAGTTGGAAGTGATATATCTTGTAATCTTGGTTCCATGAATATTGCAAAAGCAATGGACAGTGATGATTTTGGGCGGACGGTAGAAGCTGCTGTTCGTGCTCTTACTGCTGTGTCAGATATGAGTAATATCGCTTGTGTTCCTTCCATTGCAAAAGGTAATGCTGAAAGTCATGCAATTGGTTTGGGACAAATGAATTTGCATGGTTTTTTAGCACGTGAACAGATCTATTATGGATCTCCGGAAGCAATTGATTTTACAAATATCTATTTTTATATCGTAGCATATCACGCAATACGTGTTTCCAATTTAATTGCACGTGAACGTCAAAAAATGTTTGTAGGGTTTGAAAAGTCAGCTTACGCAGATGGTAGTTTTTTTGCTAAATATATTGAGCAGGAATGGAAACCACAATTTTCGCTTGTACAAGAGCTTTTTGCACGGAATAATATTGTGATACCAGACCAAAAAGATTGGCAGGAGCTGAAGAAATTAGTTATTGAGTACGGGCTTTATAATCGCAATCTTCAGGCAGTGCCGCCCACGGGGTCTATTTCCTATATTAATCATGCGACCTCTTCTATTCATCCGATTGCTTCAAAGATTGAGATTCGTAAAGAAGGAAAAATTGGACGCGTTTATTATCCCGCTCCTTATATGGATAATACGAATTTGGATTTTTATCAGGATGCTTATGAGATTGGTCCTGAAAAAATTATTGATACCTATGCTGCTGCTACACAGCATGTTGACCAAGGTCTTTCGTTAACGTTGTTTTTTCCTGATACGGCCACTACACGTGATATTAACCGCGCACAAATTTATGCCTGGAAAAAGGGGATAAAGAGTATTTATTATGTACGGTTGCGGCAAGTAGCGTTAAGTGGAACAGAAGTGGATGGCTGCGTTTCATGTAGTCTGTAGGAGATAATCATATGACAAAGATTACAACTAAAAATCCTGTTGTGTGCGCTGTCAATTGGAATAGATTGCATGATGAGAAAGATCTTGAGGTTTGGAATCGTTTAACGGGAAATTTTTGGTTGCCTGAAAAGGTGCCGCTTTCCAATGATATTCCTTCATGGGCAAGTCTAACGGAAGAAGAACGCAAGTTAACCATTCGTGTTTTTACAGGGTTAACACTTCTGGATACGATTCAAAATACTGTAGGTGCTATTTCGCTTATGGCTGATGCGATAACAGAGCATGAGGAGGCAGTGTTAACGAACATTGCTTTTATGGAAGCGGTTCATGCACGTTCTTATTCTTCTATTTTTTCAACATTGTGTTCGACGGTAGAAGTTGATGATGCTTTTAGATGGTCAGAGGAAAATATTCATTTACAAAAAAAAGCCAGATTAGTTCTTGAGCGTTATGAAGGAAATGACCCACTCAAGAAGAAGATTGCCTCGACTTTACTTGAAAGCTTTTTATTTTATTCTGGTTTTTATTTACCCATGTATTGGGCCAGCCGTGCTAAATTGACCAATACAGCTGATCTCATTCGGCTTATCATTCGTGATGAAGCAGTCCATGGTTATTATATAGGTTATAAATTTCAATTAGGGTTTGCAAAACTTGATGAAACCAAAAAGAAGGAAGTTAAGGATTTTGCTTTTAACTTGCTCTTTGACCTTTATAATATTGAATGTAAATATACTGAAGATCTTTATGATGCACTTGGATTGACAGAAGATGTTAAAATTTTTCTTCATTATAATGCAAACAAGGCTTTAATGAATTTAGGTTTTGAAGCTCTTTTCCCGTCTGAGGTTTGTCGTGTTAATCCTGCTATTTTAGCCGCTTTATCACCAAACTCTGATGAAAATCATGATTTTTTTTCAGGAGCTGGCTCTTCTTATGTTATTGGCAAGGCGGTTGCTACCACGGATGATGATTGGGAGTTTTAAGGGTTACATACAAAGAGAAGGGCGCGGGGTATACCGTTTAAGTCTTTGCGCATTTCTAAACATTTGAAGCCATTTTTTTCAAATAAGTCGCAGACTTCTTTTTCTTGAGAGTAGCCGATTTCGACAGCGATAGAACCTTTTTCTTTTAAGTAGTTTGCTGCTTTGTCAGAAAGCTTTCGATAAAAATCAAGACCATCTTTTCCACCAATTAATGCGCGCAAGGGATCATGCAGATGTACTTCCTTTGCAAGCTTTGTGATATCTGTTTCTGGAATATAGGGTGGATTGGAAATAATGAGATCGAATTGCCCTGTAACAGAATCAAACCAATCGCTCAGAAGAGGTGTAAAGCGATTTATAACTTTCGCACTTTTTGCATTTTTTGTGGCTGTTTTAAGAGCGTTTTCAGAAATATCGACAGCTACTGCATAGGATTGGGGAATTTGTTTAAGAATCGCAATGGCAATAGCACCGCTTCCTGTTCCCATATCCAGCAGTGTTATTTTTTCTGATTTTTCACCATATTTTTTGAGGGGTGGTAAAACAAGATCCACCAGCGTTTCTGTATCAGAGCGTGGTTCTAATGTTTCTTGAGAGAGTGCGAAGGATATACCATAAAACTCTCGTTTTCCGATAATACGGTAGACAGGTTCACCAGCAATACGTCGTTGAATGGCTTTTTCTAATTGTAATATTTGTTCAAAAGAGAGGCAAAGATCTGGTTGGAGAACTCTATCAGATATATTTGTATCTGTTATCCATTCGACCAGTATTTTTGCATCAAGATTGGCTTCAGAAACTCCTTGAGAGCGCAATTTTTCTTGAGTTTGTCGAATGACATTGTTGAGAGAATGTTTGTTCATTCATGATGATCCATTTCCATAAGGAGGGCTGTTTGGTGATCGGATATGAGTGCATGAATAAGTTCATCAAGATCTCCTTCTAAAACGCGGTCAAGTTTATAAAGAGTGAGATTAATACGATGATCCGTGACACGTCCTTGTGGAAAATTATAGGTACGAATACGTTCTGAGCGATCACCAGATCCAACTTGGCTTTTACGGGATGCTGAGCGTTCATTTTCCGCTTTTTGTCGTTCAATATCAAATAAGCGTGCACGTAAAATTTGCAGTGCCCGTGCGCGATTTTGATGCTGTGATTTTTCTGCTTGTACGACCATAATCCCAGTTGGAATATGTGTGATACGAACAGCGGAATCCGTTGTATTGACATGCTGTCCTCCTGCTCCAGAGGCACGCATTGTATCAATGCGAATATCTTCTGGACGAATTTCAATATCAATTTCTTCAGCTTCTGGAAGCACTGCAACGGTAGCAGCAGATGTATGGATGCGTCCACCTGTTTCTGTTTCAGGGATGCGTTGCACACGATGAACACCTGATTCAAATTTGAGTTTAGAAAAGACACCTCTCCCTGAAATAGTAGCAATAATTTCTTTATATCCACCAACTTCCCCTTCATTAAGCGAAACAACTTCCACTTTCCAGTTACGAGAAGCGGCATAACGTTCATACATGCGAAAGAGATCACCGGCGAAAAGTGCTGCTTCTGATCCACCTGTCCCGGCTCGAATTTCAACAATGGCGCTTTTTTCATCAGCAACGTCTTTGGGCAAAAGAAGAATCTGAAGCTTTTGCTCAAGTTGTTCCATTTTCTGACATAATAATGGGAGCTCTTCTTGAGCAAGAGTACGCATCTCTACATCTGTGAGTTTATCACTGATGATAGTTTCTAGATCTGTGATCTCTCCGTAAAGAGCATTTAATGCTCGTATGGAACTAACAATTGGTTGCAATTCAGCATATTCAGAAGCTAATTTTACATAAATTTCAGCATTCGGGTTTTTAGCCATTTGGCTTTCAATTATTTCAAAGCGCTTTTCAAGCTGTCTCATACGATCTTGTGGCAAAGAAACCATGATAATATTGGCCTCATTTATTATAATACTTTTGTTGTAATATTAGTGATAGAGTGTTTTATAGCATCCTATAAAAAGGGGTAATAAAGTAGAAAATCTTTCTTGCCAATGGAAACTGCAGGCTTTTAAAGAGAACTTGTGTAAAATCTTGTTTGCAGGAAGAATTTTTTGATGACACATGAGAAACTATAATTTTAAAAATTACGTTTTTTCCCATAAAGTTCAAGGCGGTGATGGATAATATCATAACCAAGGGACTTAGCGATTTCTTCTTGCAACTTTTCAATAATATCAGAATGAAATTCGATAACTTGCCCTGTTTCCAAATCAATGAGATGATCATGGTGGTGCCCATCTGCTTGCTCAAAACGAGAGGGACCACCACTAAAACTATGGCGATGAATCGTCCCATTTCCTTCTAATATCTTCATGGTTCTGTAAACAGTTGAGAGCGAAATACTGGAATCTATTTTGTTAGCACGTTGAAAAATTTCAAATGCATTAGGATGATCTTTTGTGTCGACCAAAATATCAAGAATAATACGTCGTTGACGTGTCACTCTTAAACCTGCAGTGCGTAATTCTTGCTCATAATTTCGCTTTTTATGCATCTTAACTGTTATATTTTTCAGACGAAGGCGCCGTGACAATGTTTGTATTTTTTTTCTGAACCACAAGGACAACGTTCATTCCGTCCCACTTTCCCCCATGTGGTTGAATCACTAGGATTACGATCTTTCGGATTAACGAATTTATTTTCTTGTGATGGTGTCCACAAGGTAGAACTATTTTTTTTATTTTGATCATTCAAAATAGGATCACCAACATCCGTTTGTTCAGGTATGCGCGGTTCTATGGGTTGCTGAATGATCTCGAAACGCATGAGTTTAGAGGTAACGATTCTGCGTAAATTTCTAAGCATGGCTTGAAAGAGTTCAAATGATTCTGTCTTATATTCGTTGAGAGGATCACGTTGTGCATAACCACGAAAACCGACAACGGAACGGAGATGGTCTAAATGTACCAGATGTTCACGCCACAATGTGTCAATGGTTTCAAGTAATACGGCCTTATGGAAATAAGCCATAACTTCTGGAGAGAAGCGTTCAATACGTTCGTTTTCAAGTTTGGTAACAGCATTTGATATACGCTCTAAGATTTGTTCTTCAGCAATTCCATCTTCTTTTGCCCATGTCTCGATTGGCAGTTCAAGATTAAAGAGCTGATGAAGTTCTTCTTGTAGAGCTGTAATGTCCCATTTTTCGCAATACGTTCCAGAGGGAATGTAGGTTTCGACAAGATCTTCAACCACTTCGTTGCGCATTTCGAGAATCATTTCAGTTAAATCCTCTGCGTTCATGATCTCCATACGTTGTTCAAAAATAACTTTGCGCTGATCATTCATCACATCGTCATATTTTAATAAATTTTTACGAATTTCGAAATTTCTTGCTTCAACTTTTTTTTGCGCTTTTTCGATGGCTTTATTAATCCATGGATGAATAATAGCTTCGTTTTCTTTTAATCCAAGTTTTTGCAACATCCCATCCATGCGGTTGGAACCGAAGATTCGCATGAGATCATCTTGAAGAGAGAGAAAAAATTTTGAGCGACCGGGATCGCCTTGGCGACCAGAACGTCCACGTAGTTGGTTATCAATACGGCGACTTTCGTGACGTTCAGTAGCAATAACATAAAGACCACCAGCAGCTAATGCTTTTTCTTTGAGTTGCTTGACGTCTTTTTTAATTTCTTCAATTTTTGCAGTTCGTTCTAGTCCTTCGGGCATATCCTGTAATTCTTGTCGAATGCGCATTTCGATATTACCACCAAGCTGTATATCAGTACCGCGACCAGCCATATTGGTTGCGATAGTTACTGCTCCAGGAACTCCTGCCTGTGCAATAATGTATGCCTCTTGTTCATGATAGCGGGCGTTCAGAACTCTAAAATTGGTAATGCCTTCTTTTCGCAAACGTTCTGCCAATTGTTCTGACTTTTCAATAGAAGTTGTTCCAACAAGAATAGGCTGTCTTTTTTCATGTGCTTGACGAATATCACGTACAATAGCACGATATTTTTCTTCTGCTGTTCGATAGATTTCATCATCTTCATCACGACGCTGTATCGGTAAATTTGTGGGAACTTCGATAACGTCAAGACCATAAATATTACTAAATTCTTCTGCTTCTGTTATAGCAGTACCTGTCATGCCAGAAAGTTTTCTATACATACGGAAATAATTTTGGAAAGTAATGGAAGCAAGAGTCTGATTCTCTGGTTGAATAGCAACGTGCTCTTTTGCTTCTAATGCTTGATGAAGCCCTTCAGAATAACGCCGCCCCGGCATCATACGACCTGTAAATTCATCAATGATAACAATTTCACCATTGCGGACAATGTAATCCTTGTCACGGACAAAGAGCTTATGGGCTTTTAGAGCATTATTGATATGATGGACGATAGCGACATTTTCTATATCGTAGAGACTTTCACCTTTAAGATGCCCTGCCTGTTCGAGCATTTTTTCAATTTTTTCAGTACCAACTTCGGTAAAGGTTGTTGTTTTTTGTTTTTCGTCTATTTCATAGTCTTCTGGAGTTAAGGCAGGGATAAATGTATCAATAAGGTTATAGAAGTCAGTCCGATCTTCTAAAGGACCAGAAATAATAAGAGGAGTACGTGCTTCATCAATGAGGATCGAATCAACTTCATCGACGATTGCATAATGATGCCCACGTTGGACCATTTGACTACGGTCGAAAGCCATATTATCGCGCAGATAATCAAAACCCAATTCATTGTTTGTGGCATAGGTGATATCACATGCATAGGCTGCTCGGCGGGCGTCACTATCAAGATCATGCAAAATCACGCCCGTTGTAAGTCCTAGAAAACCGAAGATTTTTCCCATTGTTTCAGCATCACGATTGGCAAGATAATCGTTTACTGTCACGACATGAACGCCTTTTCCTTCCAATGCGTTGAGATAAATTGGCAAAGTTGCCATTAATGTTTTACCTTCACCGGTGCGCATTTCAGCAATGCCACAATCATGAAGCACCATTCCACCAATGAGCTGTACATCAAAAGGACGCATATCATAAACACGTTTTGCTGCTTCACGGACAGTTGCGAAAGCTTCTGGTAAGAGCAAATCAACGGTTTCACCTTCCACGAGACGTTTACGAAATTCATCGGTTTTTTTGCAAAGCTGTGTATCACTTAACTTCTGGAATTGCTCTTCCAAAACATTAATTTGTTCGGCTTTTTTGCGAAGAACCTTGAGGCGCCGTTCATGAGCTGAACCAAAAAATTTACGTGCAAAGACACCTAAACCGACCATCCCTGGCCCTTTCTTTTATTTGTTGCCACTATTACTGGGTATTTCATATATTATCCCCACACTCTAAATCTCGTAAGGTATTTAATATAACCAAACGCAGATAGTACCATTATACTTGTTGGTGCGCAATTTTTCACTTCAATTATTAAAGTAGAGATAAGGGGATAAGTGCACCATGTCAACTTTAGTAATGCTGTTTAATTATCATATTACAGGGTAACTTAGGGTATAATATGGCATTTTCTATATGATTTTTTCAGTATTATGAGGTAGGGAAGGATAGTCTGAGAAAAGAAAAAAGTTTATGTTTTTTTGAACAAAATTATCAGTTTATTTATCTATGTTTAGAGATTAAAATGCTACAGATAAAAAATTGGGATCTTGAACATGCGTTCATTCTTAAGGAGTATATTTATGAAATTTAATTTTATCACGCTGTTTTTGACATCAACTTTATTGGCAAGCACGAATTTAGGGGTGATGGCCCAAGAAGGCGTGAAGTCTGTGTCGAATGATTTAAAGACTTTGGAGAAAGCTTCTGAAAAAACGGTTGCTCCTTCTCATGTTATGGCAGTTATTGATGGGAAGGAAGTTACAGCAGGGCAATTAGATGAGTTAGCTCTCGAAATAAATCCTGGTTTAGCACGTTTTTCTGATGAACAACGCCGTATAACAGTTTTAAAAGCTTACTTGGATATGCTGGCGCTTGCTAAAGCGGCAATTAAAGAAGGTATCGATAAGAGTGAAACTTACAATAAACGTATGGCAGTTATGCGTGACAATGTTCTTCAGCAGCTTTATTTTAAACAGACAGTTGTTGATCAGATTTCAGATGCTGATTTGGAAACACTTTATAAAAAGGAAGTTGCTGCTTTACCCAAAGAAGATGAGGTTAAAGCACGTCATATTTTGGTCAAAACGAAAAAAGAAGCAGAAGCTATCATTAAGCGTTTAAACAAGGGGGAAAGTTTTGAAGAGATTGCAAAAAAGAATTCAACAGATGGTTCAGCTGCTGTTGGTGGCGATCTTGGTTATTTCAGTCATGGTCAAATGGTAAAGCCTTTTGAAGATGCTGCGTTTGGTTTGAAAGTTGGCGAATACACAAAAAAGCCTGTTGAAAGTCCATTTGGTTGGCATATTATCAAGATAGAAGATCGCCGTGTAAAACAACCTCCTGTATTTGATGATGTGAAAGAGATGTTGCGTACACAACTGATAAAAGAGCGCTACCAAAAACTCATTGCTGATTTGCGTAAAAAGATAGATGTAAAATATCCTGATCCTAATGTTACAAAACTCATGCAATCGCTTAATCAAAATGAAGCGCCGCTTTCGGATGAGACATCCGATGAAGAAGAAGCAGAATAGCATCTTTGAAAGCTAGGCGATTTGATAGATTGGTTTTATTCAAAAAGCCTAGCAGTTGTTTGACACAGGGCATTTATCGGCGGTCATTTCATCTATTGTCGTGGAAAGCATAGTGTGGCTTTAGAAATATCTCGTTTGTTTCCTCAAAATATACAGGAGCTTCCTTCATTATCTGGTGTGCGGATAGCAACAGCTGAAGCTGGGATTAAATATAAAGATCGTACGGATCTTCTTTTTATCGTATTTGATAAGTCAGCAAGTGTGGCAGGTGTTTTTACGCGCTCAAAATGCCCATCTGCTCCTGTAGAGCATTGTCGTATATCACTTCCTCATGGAGTTGCTCGAGGTGTTGTTGTTAATTCTGGCAATGCAAACGCTTTTACGGGACGCAAAGGAAAGCAAACAGTAGATACAATAATATGTGCTGCTGCGAATGCTTTAAAGGTTAAAAAAAATGAGATTTTTATAGCTTCTACAGGTGTTATTGGTGAGCCGATGGAGGCATCGAGTATTGTAAATCTTTTACCAAGTATGGCT
Coding sequences within it:
- the nrdF gene encoding class 1b ribonucleoside-diphosphate reductase subunit beta, which gives rise to MTKITTKNPVVCAVNWNRLHDEKDLEVWNRLTGNFWLPEKVPLSNDIPSWASLTEEERKLTIRVFTGLTLLDTIQNTVGAISLMADAITEHEEAVLTNIAFMEAVHARSYSSIFSTLCSTVEVDDAFRWSEENIHLQKKARLVLERYEGNDPLKKKIASTLLESFLFYSGFYLPMYWASRAKLTNTADLIRLIIRDEAVHGYYIGYKFQLGFAKLDETKKKEVKDFAFNLLFDLYNIECKYTEDLYDALGLTEDVKIFLHYNANKALMNLGFEALFPSEVCRVNPAILAALSPNSDENHDFFSGAGSSYVIGKAVATTDDDWEF
- the prmC gene encoding peptide chain release factor N(5)-glutamine methyltransferase, giving the protein MNKHSLNNVIRQTQEKLRSQGVSEANLDAKILVEWITDTNISDRVLQPDLCLSFEQILQLEKAIQRRIAGEPVYRIIGKREFYGISFALSQETLEPRSDTETLVDLVLPPLKKYGEKSEKITLLDMGTGSGAIAIAILKQIPQSYAVAVDISENALKTATKNAKSAKVINRFTPLLSDWFDSVTGQFDLIISNPPYIPETDITKLAKEVHLHDPLRALIGGKDGLDFYRKLSDKAANYLKEKGSIAVEIGYSQEKEVCDLFEKNGFKCLEMRKDLNGIPRALLFVCNP
- the prfA gene encoding peptide chain release factor 1, translated to MVSLPQDRMRQLEKRFEIIESQMAKNPNAEIYVKLASEYAELQPIVSSIRALNALYGEITDLETIISDKLTDVEMRTLAQEELPLLCQKMEQLEQKLQILLLPKDVADEKSAIVEIRAGTGGSEAALFAGDLFRMYERYAASRNWKVEVVSLNEGEVGGYKEIIATISGRGVFSKLKFESGVHRVQRIPETETGGRIHTSAATVAVLPEAEEIDIEIRPEDIRIDTMRASGAGGQHVNTTDSAVRITHIPTGIMVVQAEKSQHQNRARALQILRARLFDIERQKAENERSASRKSQVGSGDRSERIRTYNFPQGRVTDHRINLTLYKLDRVLEGDLDELIHALISDHQTALLMEMDHHE
- a CDS encoding Fur family transcriptional regulator; its protein translation is MHKKRNYEQELRTAGLRVTRQRRIILDILVDTKDHPNAFEIFQRANKIDSSISLSTVYRTMKILEGNGTIHRHSFSGGPSRFEQADGHHHDHLIDLETGQVIEFHSDIIEKLQEEIAKSLGYDIIHHRLELYGKKRNF